In a genomic window of Spirochaetaceae bacterium:
- a CDS encoding ABC transporter ATP-binding protein, producing MAAGTGGSDLLLEIKGLKTHFFTDEGVVKAVDGADFAIARGKTVCVVGESGCGKSITARSILQIVDRPGRIVAGEILLHREAGEVVDLAALPPTGKAIRTVRGEEIAMIFQEPMSSLSPVHTIGNQIVEMMRLHLPVSKEQARERAAELLERVGIPQAGTRLDSYVFQLSGGMRQRAMIAMALSCRPNLLIADEPTTALDVTTEATILDLIKELQRDLNMTVMFITHDLGVVAEIADDVVVMYLGKVVESAAVDPIFHDPKHPYTRALHQSIPKFGDTQRGALKAIRGMVPHPFARPGGCTYHPRCESFMAGDCDRTEPPATVLESGATVRCLLYGGAG from the coding sequence ATGGCTGCCGGCACCGGCGGGTCCGACCTGCTGCTGGAGATCAAGGGCCTGAAGACCCACTTCTTCACCGACGAGGGGGTGGTGAAGGCGGTGGACGGGGCGGACTTCGCGATCGCGCGTGGCAAGACGGTGTGCGTGGTGGGCGAGTCGGGATGCGGCAAGTCGATCACGGCGCGCTCCATCCTGCAGATCGTGGACCGGCCGGGACGCATCGTGGCGGGCGAGATCCTGCTGCACCGGGAGGCGGGGGAGGTGGTGGACCTGGCCGCCCTGCCGCCCACCGGCAAGGCGATTCGCACGGTGCGCGGCGAGGAGATCGCGATGATCTTCCAGGAGCCGATGTCGTCGCTGAGCCCGGTGCACACCATCGGCAACCAGATCGTGGAGATGATGCGCCTGCACCTGCCGGTGAGCAAGGAGCAGGCGCGCGAACGCGCCGCCGAGCTGCTGGAGCGGGTCGGCATCCCGCAGGCCGGAACGCGTCTCGACTCCTACGTGTTCCAGCTTTCCGGCGGCATGCGGCAGCGCGCGATGATCGCCATGGCGCTGTCCTGCCGGCCCAACCTGCTCATTGCCGACGAGCCGACCACGGCGCTCGACGTGACCACCGAGGCCACCATCCTCGACCTGATCAAGGAGCTGCAGCGTGACCTGAACATGACGGTGATGTTCATCACCCACGACCTGGGGGTGGTGGCGGAGATCGCCGACGACGTGGTGGTGATGTACCTGGGCAAGGTGGTGGAGTCGGCGGCGGTCGATCCGATCTTCCACGACCCCAAGCACCCCTACACGCGCGCCCTGCACCAGTCGATCCCAAAGTTCGGCGATACGCAGCGCGGCGCGCTGAAGGCGATCCGCGGCATGGTGCCGCACCCGTTCGCGCGTCCCGGCGGCTGCACCTACCACCCGCGCTGCGAGAGCTTCATGGCCGGCGACTGCGACCGCACCGAGCCGCCGGCAACGGTGCTGGAGTCGGGCGCCACCGTGCGCTGCCTGCTGTACGGCGGAGCGGGGTAG
- a CDS encoding amidase family protein gives MDRERAQGGPRGPLHGIPVVVKDTIDVAGMPTTGGFTALAESRPLRDAAAIRRLHDAGAVVLAKVNANDWFGKAPMSASTLGGQTLNPHHLDYVPGGSSCGTGAARDRAWI, from the coding sequence ATGGACCGGGAACGAGCGCAAGGCGGGCCGCGCGGGCCGCTGCACGGCATTCCGGTGGTGGTCAAGGACACCATCGACGTGGCCGGCATGCCGACGACCGGCGGCTTCACGGCGCTGGCCGAGTCCCGTCCGTTGCGCGACGCCGCGGCGATCCGGCGGCTGCATGATGCCGGCGCGGTGGTGCTGGCCAAGGTCAATGCCAACGACTGGTTCGGCAAGGCGCCGATGAGCGCGAGCACGCTCGGCGGCCAGACCCTGAACCCGCACCACCTGGACTACGTGCCGGGCGGATCGAGTTGCGGCACCGGCGCCGCGCGGGACCGCGCCTGGATCTAA
- a CDS encoding ABC transporter substrate-binding protein codes for MNLQRNAHLRNLGVGVLALVIGLAGVPLWADYQEAPMLAARVAAGELPPVEERLPDDPLVITPVERIGKYGGTWRQGMRTIADLGLVNRQATHHDGLVRWQIDMTGWVLNAANKIEVNDNATEYTFHLRPGMKWSDGAPFTADDILFWAEDLVANEEYGLKYAPSKRFMAGGQPFSAEKIDDTTAKITFIKPNGLFLLHLCTGEANGEPVRYPKHYLQQFHPKYNTSNLDDLVAEAGVTSWPELMGIKGGFFNSHGSTADPRYDPAFPVIGPYVITIGPQQTTTALLYERNPYYWKVDTAGNQLPYIDFQEYTLYEDQDAVALAAANGQIDMEWRHLNAPKFRPLIVDNQDKGDYRIIPTDFTYANEIAIKLNLTHPDPVKREVFQNKNFRIGLSHAIDRQAIIDTVYSGVGEVANISPLRSSGLYTDEMAKQYTEYNVDLANKYLDDAGYAERDGSGIRLGPDGKPIRIAFEVIAGFVDPGELIANNWRVVGIDAQFSEVERSLHMTQIFANEHDVVLWSGDGGTRGDLFLNPRIYLPTSPFESEHATRWALWYDNPDAPEAMVPPESVQRQYQLYDDFNAASTQEEQERLMREILAITADDFHVIGVMFPIPTITIAKNNFRNLPDRLILSWSYPSDSPVGVEQFFFD; via the coding sequence GTGAATCTGCAACGTAACGCGCATCTCAGGAACCTCGGCGTCGGGGTTCTCGCACTCGTTATCGGGCTTGCCGGTGTTCCGCTGTGGGCGGACTACCAGGAGGCGCCGATGCTGGCCGCGCGGGTGGCTGCCGGCGAGCTGCCGCCGGTCGAAGAGCGGCTGCCGGACGATCCGCTGGTGATCACGCCGGTGGAGCGCATCGGCAAGTATGGCGGCACCTGGCGCCAGGGCATGCGCACCATCGCCGACCTGGGACTGGTCAACCGCCAGGCAACCCACCACGACGGGCTGGTGCGCTGGCAGATCGACATGACCGGCTGGGTGCTCAACGCGGCCAACAAGATTGAGGTCAACGACAACGCTACCGAGTACACGTTCCACCTGCGCCCCGGCATGAAGTGGTCGGACGGCGCGCCGTTCACGGCCGACGACATCCTTTTCTGGGCCGAGGACCTGGTGGCCAACGAGGAGTACGGGCTCAAGTACGCGCCGAGCAAGCGGTTCATGGCCGGCGGCCAGCCGTTCAGCGCCGAGAAGATCGACGACACCACCGCCAAGATCACGTTCATCAAGCCCAACGGCCTGTTCCTGCTGCACCTGTGCACGGGCGAGGCCAACGGCGAGCCGGTCCGCTACCCCAAGCACTACCTGCAGCAGTTCCACCCGAAGTACAACACGTCCAACCTGGACGACCTGGTCGCCGAGGCCGGCGTCACGAGCTGGCCCGAGCTGATGGGCATCAAGGGCGGCTTCTTCAACTCGCACGGCTCCACCGCCGACCCGCGCTACGATCCGGCGTTCCCGGTGATCGGCCCTTACGTGATTACCATCGGGCCGCAGCAGACCACCACCGCGCTGCTCTACGAGCGCAACCCTTATTACTGGAAGGTGGACACGGCGGGCAACCAGCTCCCCTACATCGACTTCCAGGAATACACCCTGTATGAGGATCAGGACGCGGTGGCCCTGGCGGCCGCCAACGGCCAGATCGACATGGAGTGGCGCCATCTCAACGCGCCCAAGTTCCGGCCGCTGATCGTCGACAACCAGGACAAGGGCGACTACCGCATCATTCCCACCGATTTCACCTATGCCAACGAGATCGCCATCAAGCTCAACCTGACCCATCCCGACCCGGTGAAGCGCGAGGTGTTCCAGAACAAGAACTTCCGCATCGGCCTGTCGCACGCCATCGATCGCCAAGCGATCATCGATACCGTGTACAGCGGCGTCGGCGAGGTGGCCAACATCAGTCCGCTGCGCAGCTCCGGCCTGTATACCGACGAGATGGCCAAGCAGTACACCGAGTACAACGTCGACCTGGCCAACAAGTACCTGGACGACGCGGGCTACGCGGAGCGCGACGGCAGCGGCATCCGGCTCGGCCCGGATGGCAAGCCGATCCGCATCGCCTTCGAGGTAATCGCCGGTTTCGTCGATCCCGGCGAGCTGATCGCCAACAACTGGCGCGTGGTCGGCATCGACGCACAGTTCAGCGAGGTCGAGCGCTCGCTGCACATGACGCAGATCTTCGCCAACGAGCACGACGTGGTGCTGTGGTCGGGCGACGGAGGCACGCGCGGCGACCTGTTCCTGAACCCGCGCATCTACCTGCCGACGAGCCCGTTCGAGTCCGAGCACGCCACCCGCTGGGCGCTGTGGTACGACAACCCCGACGCGCCGGAGGCGATGGTGCCGCCGGAGTCGGTGCAGCGCCAGTACCAGCTCTACGACGACTTCAACGCGGCCTCGACGCAGGAGGAGCAGGAGCGGCTGATGCGCGAGATCCTGGCAATCACCGCGGATGACTTCCACGTCATCGGCGTCATGTTCCCGATCCCGACCATCACCATCGCCAAGAACAACTTCCGCAACCTGCCGGACAGGCTCATTCTGAGCTGGTCCTACCCCAGCGACTCGCCGGTCGGCGTCGAGCAGTTTTTCTTCGATTAG
- a CDS encoding ABC transporter permease, with protein MAAPAAAVPAAAETATDAAATLQLASQWRLIWWRFRKHKLALVSGVVVILVYLVAAFVEFLAPFSTDRMISKLAYAPPQRLRFVEQTDTGPRFGLYVYGYATEIDMLSLERTFSVDDSQRIDVHLLAKGQPYKLWGLIPLQRHLVGPADQDAPFFLFGADRLGRDLFSRIIYGTRISMTIGLVGVTLSLVLGVLLGGVSGYFGGTADLLIQRLMEILRSMPTIPLWMGLAAAIPDFWSPVLVYFMITIILSVIGWTWLAQAVRGKFFSLKTEDFVVAAKLDGCSELQVIVSHMVPSFVSHIIATLTLAIPQMIIAETALSFLGIGLRPPVVSWGVLLREAQNVRVLVTSPWLFLPGAAVIVAVLAFNFLGDGIRDAADPYK; from the coding sequence ATGGCCGCCCCCGCCGCCGCGGTTCCCGCCGCCGCCGAGACCGCCACCGACGCTGCCGCAACCCTGCAGCTCGCCAGCCAATGGCGGCTGATCTGGTGGCGGTTCCGCAAGCACAAGCTCGCGCTGGTCAGCGGCGTCGTGGTGATCCTGGTCTACCTGGTGGCGGCGTTCGTGGAGTTCCTGGCGCCGTTCTCGACCGACCGGATGATCTCCAAGCTCGCCTACGCACCACCGCAACGGCTTCGATTCGTGGAGCAGACCGACACCGGGCCGCGGTTCGGGCTGTACGTGTACGGGTACGCCACCGAAATCGACATGCTGTCACTGGAGCGCACGTTCAGTGTCGACGACAGTCAGCGCATCGACGTACACCTGCTCGCGAAGGGCCAGCCCTACAAGCTGTGGGGGCTGATCCCGCTGCAGCGCCACCTGGTCGGCCCGGCCGACCAGGACGCGCCGTTCTTCCTGTTCGGCGCCGACCGGCTCGGGCGCGACCTGTTCAGCCGCATCATCTACGGCACCCGCATCTCGATGACCATCGGTCTGGTCGGCGTCACGCTGAGCCTGGTGCTCGGCGTGCTGCTCGGCGGTGTGTCCGGCTATTTCGGCGGCACCGCGGACCTGCTGATCCAGCGGCTCATGGAGATCCTGCGCTCCATGCCCACCATTCCGCTGTGGATGGGGCTGGCGGCGGCGATCCCGGACTTCTGGTCGCCGGTGCTGGTCTACTTCATGATCACCATCATCCTGTCGGTGATCGGCTGGACCTGGCTGGCGCAGGCGGTGCGCGGCAAGTTCTTCTCGCTCAAGACCGAGGACTTCGTGGTGGCCGCCAAGCTGGACGGTTGCAGCGAGCTGCAGGTGATCGTCAGCCACATGGTGCCCTCGTTCGTGAGCCACATCATCGCCACCCTCACGCTGGCGATTCCGCAGATGATCATCGCCGAGACCGCGCTCAGCTTCCTGGGCATCGGCCTGCGTCCGCCGGTGGTGAGCTGGGGGGTGCTGCTCCGGGAGGCGCAGAACGTGCGCGTGCTGGTCACCTCGCCATGGCTGTTCCTGCCCGGCGCGGCGGTGATCGTGGCGGTGCTGGCGTTCAACTTCCTGGGTGACGGCATTCGGGACGCCGCGGACCCCTACAAGTGA
- a CDS encoding zinc-binding dehydrogenase has translation MIRIVKPEGFGNIQLQEVPVPEIGTREVLVRTEATLISRGSELFRRYIKEEAVPQRIMGYSLAGTVERVGAEVSEYREGQRVFVTAPHAQYAVGDADSTDARLVPLPERVTSEQATLLRLATEATAWAASSGARQGDTVVILGQGVVGSLMLQILRGYEPARITTVDPLPLRQRLSRELGADLVIDPAQDDPVAAVARLTGGAGADLVVDCVGGYDGVRSFEQAQEMVRRRGTLQLIAAYQQRPLPLDSARIMHRRLVAGILVDEPLSQVALRAAAMIASGQIQADRMITHRFPYTRAKEAYDFLWNSPQDALGVLLTWRE, from the coding sequence GTGATCCGCATCGTCAAACCGGAAGGGTTCGGCAACATCCAGTTGCAGGAAGTCCCGGTCCCGGAGATCGGCACACGTGAAGTGCTGGTGCGTACCGAGGCGACCCTGATCAGCCGCGGCTCGGAGCTGTTCCGGCGCTACATCAAGGAAGAGGCGGTGCCGCAGCGCATCATGGGCTACTCGCTCGCCGGCACCGTGGAGCGGGTCGGCGCGGAGGTCAGCGAGTACCGCGAAGGGCAGCGGGTGTTCGTGACCGCGCCGCATGCCCAATACGCGGTCGGCGACGCCGATTCGACGGATGCCCGGCTGGTGCCGCTGCCGGAGCGCGTGACCAGCGAGCAGGCCACTCTGCTGCGGCTCGCCACCGAGGCCACGGCGTGGGCCGCCTCGTCGGGCGCCAGGCAAGGAGACACCGTCGTGATCCTCGGCCAGGGGGTGGTGGGCAGCCTGATGCTGCAGATCCTGCGCGGCTACGAGCCGGCCCGCATCACGACCGTCGACCCGCTGCCGCTGCGGCAGCGCCTGTCGCGCGAGTTGGGCGCCGACCTGGTGATCGACCCTGCGCAGGACGATCCGGTGGCGGCGGTGGCGCGGCTGACCGGCGGCGCCGGGGCCGACCTGGTGGTCGACTGCGTGGGCGGCTACGACGGCGTGCGTTCGTTCGAGCAGGCGCAGGAGATGGTGCGCCGCCGCGGCACCCTGCAACTGATCGCCGCCTACCAGCAGCGCCCGCTGCCGCTGGACAGCGCCCGGATCATGCATCGCCGGCTGGTGGCCGGCATCCTGGTGGACGAACCGCTGTCGCAGGTCGCGCTGCGCGCCGCCGCCATGATCGCAAGCGGCCAGATCCAGGCCGACCGCATGATCACCCACCGCTTCCCCTACACCCGCGCCAAGGAAGCCTACGACTTCCTGTGGAACTCCCCCCAGGATGCCCTCGGCGTCCTCCTCACCTGGCGCGAATAG
- a CDS encoding cache domain-containing protein: MTKTTVVLAVLVLGVLASTAAHARTTAGQVADRDSLQAFVEGAKEYIEGITDVNEGAKLRERLRQEGDWKSGETFLVVFLKNGYPFIHGNDRSAESRNLLAVEDERGLKVVAELFAAAAAGGGFVEYHVDGAKTAYAVEYTSGITGRPFVLVGGYVQDVSHVPIKYADLPRPAVTAAEVVDRETLIAFVEEAAKAYQIGVMSENFSGLTEIRNAFRQEGGYWKQGSIYLWLVSGAGIILFHATDSELEGRLANVDRVDVNGVRFVHEMITGAREQEEGKFLEYNFDDPTVEGDEETGSPKIGYAKGFPVPNSNQKLIVGSGIFLSDDPGE; the protein is encoded by the coding sequence GTGACGAAGACGACGGTGGTGCTCGCCGTCCTGGTTCTGGGGGTGCTCGCGAGCACTGCCGCACATGCGCGCACGACGGCCGGGCAGGTCGCGGACCGCGACAGCCTGCAGGCGTTCGTGGAGGGAGCGAAGGAATATATCGAGGGGATCACGGACGTCAACGAAGGCGCGAAGCTGCGGGAACGGCTCAGGCAGGAGGGCGACTGGAAGTCCGGAGAGACGTTTCTGGTGGTCTTCCTGAAGAATGGATACCCCTTCATTCATGGCAACGACCGCAGCGCGGAGAGCAGGAACCTGCTGGCTGTCGAGGATGAGCGCGGGTTGAAGGTCGTCGCGGAGCTGTTCGCCGCCGCGGCAGCAGGTGGTGGCTTCGTCGAGTACCACGTCGACGGTGCGAAGACCGCTTATGCCGTCGAGTACACTTCGGGCATAACCGGAAGACCATTCGTGCTGGTCGGTGGCTACGTGCAGGACGTCTCCCACGTTCCGATCAAGTACGCCGACCTTCCGCGGCCCGCCGTTACCGCGGCGGAGGTCGTGGACCGGGAGACCCTGATCGCCTTTGTCGAGGAGGCTGCGAAAGCCTACCAGATTGGCGTAATGTCCGAGAACTTCAGCGGCCTGACGGAGATCAGGAACGCCTTTCGCCAGGAAGGCGGATACTGGAAGCAGGGTTCGATCTATCTGTGGCTCGTCAGCGGCGCGGGCATCATTCTGTTTCACGCCACCGACAGCGAGCTCGAGGGCAGGCTCGCCAATGTGGATCGGGTGGACGTGAATGGAGTCAGGTTCGTCCACGAAATGATCACGGGAGCGCGCGAGCAGGAGGAAGGCAAGTTTCTCGAGTACAACTTTGACGATCCCACGGTCGAGGGAGATGAAGAAACGGGATCTCCGAAGATCGGCTACGCCAAGGGCTTCCCGGTACCGAACTCCAACCAGAAGCTCATCGTCGGCTCCGGGATCTTCCTGTCCGACGATCCCGGAGAGTAA
- a CDS encoding ABC transporter substrate-binding protein, producing the protein MAESWSQPDINTVIVKISQGVHWHDKAPMNGRELDAYDVEYSFHRVTGTGSGFTEPSAFAWVLKNFKWESITAPDKWTVVFKLQETRLDALGTILFDVAGQIYPSDVIREHGDVSDWRNVVGTGPFELADYLEGTVVTYTRNPDYWGYDEKYPDNRLPYVDEVRAPIMPEEATRVAALRSGKVDFLGWASVLRSVDPRLRGGGGRLGADAARSV; encoded by the coding sequence TTGGCGGAGAGCTGGTCGCAGCCCGACATCAATACCGTTATCGTCAAAATCAGTCAGGGTGTTCACTGGCACGACAAGGCCCCGATGAACGGTCGAGAGCTCGATGCCTACGACGTCGAGTACAGCTTTCACCGGGTAACGGGTACGGGCAGCGGCTTTACCGAACCGAGCGCCTTTGCCTGGGTTTTGAAGAACTTCAAATGGGAATCGATCACCGCCCCCGACAAATGGACGGTCGTGTTCAAGCTGCAGGAGACCAGGCTGGATGCGCTGGGGACTATCCTGTTCGACGTCGCTGGGCAGATATACCCCTCCGACGTAATCAGAGAACACGGAGACGTTAGTGATTGGAGGAACGTGGTCGGCACCGGACCCTTCGAGCTGGCTGACTACCTCGAGGGCACCGTTGTAACCTATACTAGGAATCCTGACTACTGGGGCTACGACGAAAAATACCCGGACAACCGGCTACCCTACGTTGACGAGGTAAGGGCCCCGATCATGCCAGAAGAGGCAACCCGGGTAGCGGCACTGCGCTCCGGTAAGGTGGATTTTCTCGGTTGGGCCAGTGTACTGAGGTCCGTCGACCCGCGGCTGCGGGGTGGTGGCGGTCGCCTGGGTGCCGATGCCGCCAGGTCGGTGTAG
- a CDS encoding B12-binding domain-containing radical SAM protein produces the protein MRNALLVYPDYPPSYWGINYALELLGAKAAFPPLGLLTVAAMFPPQYDLRVVDMNVSPLEDSDLEWADMVFTSTMIVQRESLRTVIERCNHAGVPVVAGGPYPTACHEEIAGVDYFILDEAEETFAGFLQDLQAGRAKPIYREPRKPDVTRTPIPRFDLVRLQDYHAMCVQFSRGCPFDCEFCDITKLYGRVPRTKCPEQMVAEFEALYRQGWRGYLFLVDDNFIGNKREALKLLPVVAEWQRAHQFPFRLFTEASVNLARMDTVMDAMIEAGFNGVFLGIETPNPKALAITKKPQNISTREPDYLLNAVRKIQHKGMQVMGGFILGLDGDDERVFGSQVQFIQDAGIPMALVGLLTALKGTDLYQRMQSEGRLLEVPVGTSTTALNFVPQMDPQKLIEGYLRVNSTVYDPSLENYFERCLTLFRHLKPLPHVTPSLRAHEVYPALMMVRGRLSPGQIPAYSKFIAKVSKDHPSMLAEAIRLAALGYHFEKFTRHQQVFQGFKDFLDAELTLFRDAASRPGTNGHGFASRRQALLARVDSRYRSIPADFRFDADGLDDVVASFRSAINDAEPLPVATP, from the coding sequence ATGCGTAATGCCCTGCTGGTATACCCCGACTACCCCCCCTCCTACTGGGGCATCAACTACGCCCTGGAGCTGCTCGGTGCGAAGGCGGCCTTCCCGCCGCTCGGACTGCTCACGGTCGCGGCGATGTTTCCTCCGCAGTACGACCTGCGCGTCGTCGACATGAACGTGTCCCCTCTTGAGGACTCCGACCTCGAATGGGCGGACATGGTGTTCACGTCGACCATGATCGTGCAGCGGGAGTCGCTGCGCACGGTGATCGAGCGCTGCAACCACGCCGGCGTCCCCGTGGTGGCGGGAGGACCCTACCCGACCGCGTGCCACGAGGAGATCGCGGGCGTCGACTACTTCATTCTGGACGAGGCGGAGGAGACCTTCGCCGGGTTCCTGCAGGACCTGCAAGCAGGCCGAGCCAAGCCGATCTATCGCGAGCCGCGCAAACCGGATGTCACGCGCACGCCGATCCCGCGCTTCGACCTGGTCAGGCTGCAGGACTATCACGCCATGTGCGTGCAGTTCTCGCGCGGCTGTCCGTTCGACTGCGAGTTCTGCGACATCACCAAGCTCTACGGACGCGTGCCGCGCACCAAGTGTCCGGAGCAGATGGTGGCGGAGTTCGAAGCGCTGTACCGGCAGGGCTGGCGCGGCTACCTGTTCCTGGTCGACGACAACTTCATAGGCAACAAGCGCGAGGCCCTGAAGCTGCTGCCGGTGGTCGCCGAGTGGCAGCGCGCGCACCAGTTTCCGTTCCGGCTGTTCACCGAGGCAAGCGTGAACCTGGCGCGCATGGACACGGTGATGGACGCGATGATCGAGGCCGGCTTCAACGGCGTGTTCCTGGGCATCGAGACGCCCAACCCGAAAGCCCTGGCGATCACCAAGAAACCGCAGAACATCAGCACGCGCGAACCGGACTACCTGCTGAACGCGGTGCGCAAGATCCAGCACAAGGGCATGCAGGTGATGGGCGGGTTCATCCTGGGGCTGGACGGAGACGACGAGCGCGTGTTCGGTTCCCAGGTCCAGTTCATTCAGGACGCCGGCATTCCGATGGCGTTGGTGGGGCTGCTGACCGCCCTGAAGGGCACGGATCTCTACCAGCGGATGCAATCGGAGGGCCGGCTCCTGGAGGTGCCCGTCGGCACCAGCACGACGGCCCTCAACTTCGTACCGCAGATGGACCCGCAGAAACTGATCGAGGGCTACCTGCGGGTGAACTCCACCGTCTACGACCCCTCCCTCGAGAATTACTTCGAGCGCTGCCTGACCTTGTTCCGGCACCTGAAGCCGCTGCCTCACGTGACCCCGTCCCTGCGCGCCCACGAGGTCTACCCGGCACTGATGATGGTGCGCGGGCGCCTCTCGCCCGGCCAGATCCCGGCCTACAGCAAGTTCATCGCGAAGGTCTCCAAGGACCATCCATCCATGCTCGCGGAGGCGATCCGCCTGGCGGCGCTGGGCTATCACTTCGAGAAGTTCACCCGGCATCAGCAAGTGTTCCAGGGGTTCAAGGACTTCCTGGATGCCGAGTTGACGCTGTTCCGGGACGCCGCGTCCCGTCCCGGCACGAATGGGCATGGCTTCGCCAGCCGGAGGCAGGCGCTGCTGGCCCGCGTCGACTCACGCTACCGGTCGATCCCGGCCGACTTTCGCTTCGACGCCGACGGCCTCGACGACGTGGTGGCCTCGTTCCGGTCCGCGATCAACGACGCCGAGCCGCTGCCGGTTGCCACTCCGTAA
- a CDS encoding ABC transporter permease, giving the protein MGRYFIRRVLYAVPALLVISFISFLLIQLPPGTFADTVAAEMMESASVNESAIRAIEERYGLNQPIMVQYWKWISGILLRGDFGESFIWNRPVAPLMWERLGLTLILTSSAFIFVCVVSVPIGIFSAVRQYSVGDYVATSLGFLGLAVPSFLFALILMYVGFRYFDTSIGGFFSPEFARAEWSWARVADLLSNLWMPMLAVGLAGTASLIRIVRANLLDELLKPYVAAARAKGLSELGLLLKYPVRLALIPFVATVGWMLPQLVSGATIVSVVMSLPTTGPMLLRSLLGQDMYLAASFIMMLSGLTVIGTVISDVLLALVDPRIRFT; this is encoded by the coding sequence ATGGGCCGCTATTTCATAAGGCGAGTTCTGTACGCGGTCCCGGCACTGCTGGTGATCTCGTTCATCTCGTTCCTGCTGATCCAGTTGCCGCCGGGCACGTTCGCCGACACGGTGGCGGCGGAGATGATGGAGTCGGCCAGTGTCAACGAGTCGGCGATCCGCGCCATCGAGGAGCGCTACGGACTCAATCAGCCGATCATGGTGCAGTACTGGAAGTGGATCTCCGGGATCCTGCTGCGCGGCGACTTCGGCGAGTCGTTCATCTGGAACCGGCCGGTGGCGCCGCTGATGTGGGAGCGCCTCGGCCTGACCCTGATCCTGACCTCCAGCGCGTTCATCTTCGTGTGCGTGGTGTCGGTGCCGATCGGCATCTTCTCCGCGGTGCGGCAGTACTCGGTCGGCGATTACGTCGCCACCTCGCTCGGATTCCTCGGTCTGGCGGTGCCCAGCTTCCTGTTCGCCCTGATCCTGATGTACGTCGGCTTCCGCTACTTCGATACCAGCATCGGCGGTTTCTTCTCGCCGGAGTTCGCGCGCGCGGAATGGAGCTGGGCGCGCGTGGCCGACCTGCTGTCCAACCTGTGGATGCCGATGCTGGCGGTCGGGCTGGCCGGCACCGCTTCGCTGATACGCATCGTGCGCGCCAACCTGCTCGACGAGTTGCTCAAGCCGTACGTGGCGGCGGCGCGCGCCAAGGGGCTGTCCGAGTTGGGCTTGCTGCTCAAGTACCCGGTGCGGCTGGCGCTGATCCCGTTCGTGGCCACGGTTGGCTGGATGCTGCCGCAGCTCGTGTCGGGGGCCACCATCGTGTCGGTGGTGATGAGCCTGCCGACCACCGGGCCGATGCTGCTGCGCTCGCTGCTCGGGCAGGACATGTACCTGGCGGCGAGCTTCATCATGATGCTCAGCGGACTGACGGTAATCGGTACCGTGATCTCCGATGTGCTGCTGGCCCTGGTCGACCCGCGCATCCGGTTCACCTGA